In a single window of the Mesoplodon densirostris isolate mMesDen1 chromosome 18, mMesDen1 primary haplotype, whole genome shotgun sequence genome:
- the CD68 gene encoding macrosialin: MRLAVLFSGALLGLLAAQGTGNDCPHKKSATLLPSFTVTPTATESTTSPGTTSHRTTTSHKTTTSHKTTTYTATTTHKTTTTGTTSHESSTATHHPATTTSHGNATVHPTSNSTATSPGPSTRSPRPGPPPPSPSPSPGSKEAIGDYTWTNGSQPCIRLQAQIQIRVLYPTQGGGEAWGISVLNPNKTKAQGGCEGAHPHLLLSFPYGQLSFGFKQEPLQRTVYLNHMTVEYNVSFPQAAQWTFSVQNSSLRDLQTPLGQSFSCRNASVILSPAFHIDLLSLKLQAAQLPPTGAFGPSFSCPSDQSNLLPLIIGLILLGLLILVLVTFCVVRRRPPTYQPL; this comes from the exons ATGAGGTTGGCTGTGCTCTTCTCTGGGGCCTTGCTGGGTCTACTAGCAG CCCAGGGGACAGGGAATGACTGTCCTCATAAAAAATCGGCCACTCTGCTGCCATCCTTCACGGTGACACCTACAGCTACAGAAAGCACAACAAGCCCTGGAACAACCAGCCACAGAACGACCACGAGCCACAAAACGACCACGAGCCACAAAACGACCACTTACACAGCTACCACCACTCATAAAACTACCACCACAGGCACCACCAGCCACGAGTCTTCAACAGCCACTCACCATCCTGCTACCACCACCAGTCACGGAAATGCCACCGTTCATCCAACAAGCAACAGCACTGCCACCAGCCCAGGACCCTCCACCAGATCCCCCCGCCCAGGACCACCTCCACCCTCTCCAAGTCCTAGCCCAGGTTCCAAGGAGGCGATAGGAGACTACACTTGGACTAACGGTTCCCAGCCCTGCATCCGGCTCCAAGCCCAGATTCAGATTCGAGTTCTGTACCCAACCCAGGGTGGAGGAGAG GCCTGGGGAATCTCTGTTCTGAACCCCAACAAAACCAAGGCCCAAGGGGGCTGTGAGGGTGCTCATCCCCACTTGCTCCTCTCATTTCCCTATGGACAGCTCAGCTTTGGATTCAAGCAG GAGCCACTGCAGAGAACCGTCTACCTGAACCATATGACTGTGGAGTACAACGTATCCTTTCCCCAGGCAGCGC AGTGGACATTCTCTGTTCAGAATTCATCCCTTCGAGATCTCCAAACCCCTCTGGGCCAGAGCTTCAGTTGCAGAAACGCAAGCGTCATTCTTTCACCAGCTTTCCACATTGACCTGCTCTCCCTGAAGCTACAAGCTGCTCAGCTGCCCCCCACAGGGGCCTTTGGACCAA GTTTCTCTTGTCCCAGTGACCAATCCAACTTGCTGCCTCTCATCATTGGCCTGATCTTACTCGGCCTCCTCATCCTGGTGCTTGTTACCTTCTGCGTTGTCCGGAGACGCCCACCCACTTACCAGCCCCTCTGA